A stretch of Lutra lutra chromosome 9, mLutLut1.2, whole genome shotgun sequence DNA encodes these proteins:
- the BPIFB3 gene encoding BPI fold-containing family B member 3, giving the protein MLGMWSLLLLWGLATPCQGLLEKVGTLARIDKDELGKAIQNSLVGGPILQNVLGTVTSVNQGLLGSGGLLGGGGLLSYGGVFGVVEEISGLKIEELTLPKVSLKLLPGFGVQLSLHTKVGLHGSGPLGGLLQLAAEVNVSSRVALGVSSRGTPILVLKRCSTLLGHISLLSGLLPPPLFGVVEQTLFKVLPGLLCPMVDSVLGVVNELLGTVLSLVPLGALGSVEFTLATLPLISNQYIELDINPIVKSVAGDVIDFPKPPKPIKVPPKEDHTSQVVVPLYLFSTVFGLLQTNGALDIDITPELVPSNVPLTTTDLAALVPEALGKLPPGQQLLLSMRVKEAPSVTLQKGKAIISIPANIHVLSYHPKGTPEALFELNAVLTLNAQLAPSATKLHLSLSLERLSAKLASSFSHAFDVTRLEEWLSDVVRVAYVPKLNVDLDVGIPLPKVLNVNFANAALEIIENAVVLTVAS; this is encoded by the exons ATGTTGGGTATGTGGTCCTTGCTTCTCCTCTGGGGGCTGGCAACTCCGTGCCAGGGGCTGCTCGAGAAGGTGGGCACGCTTGCTCGGATTGACAAGGATGAACTTGGCAAAG CCATCCAGAACTCGCTGGTTGGGGGGCCCATTCTGCAGAACGTCCTGGGGACGGTCACATCTGTGAACCAGGGCCTCCTGGGCTCTGGGGGACTGCTCGGAGGAGGTGGCCTATTGAGCTATGGAGGGGTTTTTGGCGTTGTGGAAGAGATTTCTGG GCTGAAGATCGAGGAACTCACACTGCCCAAGGTGTCACTGAAGCTGCTGCCTGGTTTTGGGGTGCAGCTGAGCCTGCACACCAAGGTGGGCCTGCATGGCTCTGG CCCCCTGGGGGGCCTCCTGCAGCTGGCTGCGGAGGTGAACGTGTCCTCGAGGGTGGCGCTGGGCGTGAGCTCGCGGGGCACGCCCATCCTCGTCCTCAAGCGCTGCAGCACGCTCCTGGGCCACATCAGCCTGCTCTCCGG GCTGCTGCCCCCACCTCTCTTCGGGGTCGTGGAGCAGACACTCTTCAAGGTGCTGCCCGGACTG CTGTGCCCCATGGTGGACAGTGTGCTGGGCGTGGTGAATGAGCTCCTGGGGACTGTGCTGA gctTGGTGCCCCTTGGGGCTCTTGGATCCGTGGAATTTACTCTGGCCACGCTGCCTCTTATTTCTAACCAGTACATAGAGTTGGACATTAAT CCCATCGTGAAAAGCGTAGCTGGTGACGTCATTGACTTCCCCAAGCCCCCCAAACCCATTAAGGTGCCCCCCAAGGAGGACCACACATCCCAGGTGGTTGTGCCTCTGTACCTCTTCAGCACCGTATTTGGGCTCCTGCAGACCAATGGTGCCCTTGACATAGACATCACCCCGGAACTG GTCCCCAGCAATGTGCCACTGACAACTACAGACCTGGCGGCTTTGGTCCCTGAG gccctgggaaagTTGCCCCCTGGCCAGCAGCTCCTGCTCTCCATGCGGGTGAAGGAAGCACCGTCAGTCACGCTCCAGAAGGGCAAGGCCATCATCTCTATTCCGGCTAACATCCATGTGCTCTCCTACCACCCGAAAGGGACCCCTGAAGCCCTCTTCGAGCTGAATGCG GTTTTGACTTTAAATGCCCAGCTGGCTCCCTCGGCTACCAAGCTGCACCTTTCACTGTCCCTGGAACG GCTCAGTGCCAAGctggcctcctccttctcccacgCCTTTGAT GTTACCCGCTTAGAAGAATGGCTCAGTGATGTGGTCCGGGTGGCCTATGTGCCGAAGCTCAATG TGGACCTGGATGTTGGAATTCCCCTGCCCAAGGTTCTCAATGTCAATTTTGCCAATGCAGCCCTGGAGATCATCGAG AATGCCGTTGTGCTGACTGTGGCCTCCTGA